The following are from one region of the Channa argus isolate prfri chromosome 6, Channa argus male v1.0, whole genome shotgun sequence genome:
- the dcun1d5 gene encoding DCN1-like protein 5 isoform X1, translated as MNGSTMPVKKKRKLPDTDDHERKCKITSFTRPQIRGAKPISVEKLFSSKKCLAWFHEYAGPDNMVGPEAMEKFCEDIGVEPENIIMLVLAWHLEAANMGFFTKEEWLRGMTLLQCDCTESLQRKLDYLRSELNDSVVFKNIYRYAFDFTRDKDQRSLDMDTAKSMLALLLGRTWPLFPVFHQFLEQSKYKGMNKDQWYNVLEFSRTINADLSNYDEDGAWPVLLDEFVEWRKAWSSSS; from the exons ATGAATGGTTCAACAATGCctgtgaagaagaagaggaagctcCCTGATACAGATGATCATGAGCGCAAGTGTAAAATTACAAG TTTCACCAGACCTCAGATCCGTGGAGCAAAGCCAATCAGTGTAGAGAAGCTGTTCTCAAGTAAGAAGTGCCTGGCTTGGTTCCACGAGTATGCCGGCCCTGACAACATGGTGGGTCCAGAGGCCATGGAGAAGTTCTGTGAAGACATTGGTGTGGAACCAGAGAAT ATTATCATGTTAGTTTTAGCCTGGCATCTAGAAGCAGCAAATATGGGTTTTTTCACCAAAGAAGAGTGGCTCAGGGGAATGACCCTATTACA GTGTGACTGCACAGAGAGTTTACAGCGCAAACTGGATTACCTGCGTAGTGAGCTCAATGACTCCGTCGTGTTCAAAAACATCTACAGATACGCCTTTGACTTCACCAGA GATAAGGATCAAAGGAGTTTGGACATGGACACAGCTAAATCTATGCTGGCATTGCTGCTGGGGAGAACATGGCCCCTCTTCCCAGTCTTCCACCAGTTTCTTGAG CAGTCTAAGTACAAGGGGATGAATAAGGACCAGTGGTATAACGTTCTGGAGTTCAGCAGGACCATCAATGCAGACCTCAGTAACTACGATGAAGACGGAGCTT GGCCAGTGCTGCTAGACGAGTTTGTGGAATGGCGGAAAGCTTGGTCTTCGTCATCATAG
- the LOC137128726 gene encoding uncharacterized protein has protein sequence MPLIFNTGRGRPHCHVRKCTLLFPRGDANSSTSIRHRVENTDNCPRFKMLTRWLTFAAFLAGAANQQRAAIGQGGVSVAPTCKVKGHPEEELTLHCGDGKNAGVVRYWHTPFGELQTPGFYSELDPVFLQHDRSLVITNSSGLHSGLYYCLLQHTRGTTLWPYELLIQEHDEHEQSSGCAIIRFRRDLVPERGKQASPSDEEFAGAVAASVLLTFVLGFSAGAVSRTHVLRCLGAITMRLRSLRQPTDTVARGSEVTMTTMPPMYQASEVGHAWDDNSVNSASMDTTMSSTASSPPAKPQRSFKHKRQEQQETAAYLEGCDTMKEEEQSVEEGRAAGSVEENKAPEMGVDEAKKVKRELRCSSLLEEDAGDQSKMEEDKCSEDGEEKEEGESREEKRECEQESKSKEDGEERREHEEEAGGNEEKEGDEQGDKEDRWREGKDGEKERDEDICGDSELSTETETETGSETQEDTEKQGITERREAAEAALSPPTRRCRVIRLYQYDEDGRRYAHLPDSTHDDLVPSPRQRSVSLSRLHTIMASALAGPLDLRGTGTEAGTGAGTGKEEKEERPHFHMDI, from the exons atGCCATTAATCTTTAACACCGGCAGAGGACGTCCACATTGTCATGTGAGAAAGTGCACTTTACTCTTTCCCAGAGGAGACGCTAACAGCAGCACATCCATCAGACACCGGGTAGAAAACACTGACAACTGTCCGAG GTTCAAAATGTTAACCAGGTGGTTAACGTTCGCAGCTTTTCTGGCTGGTGCAGCTAACCAACAAAGAGCAGCAATTGGCCAGGGTGGTGTGAGCGTAGCGCCAACCtgcaaggtcaaaggtcatccGGAGGAAGAGCTGACTTTACACTGTGGAGATGGAAAAAATGCCG GTGTGGTCAGGTACTGGCACACCCCTTTTGGAGAGCTCCAGACCCCTGGTTTCTACAGTGAACTGGACCCAGTCTTTCTGCAACATGACAGGAGCCTGGTGATCACCAACAGCAGTGGTCTCCACAGCGGCCTGTACTACTGCCTCCTGCAACACACGAGGGGAACTACACTGTGGCCGTATGAGCTCCTCATCCAAGAGCACGATGAGCACGAGCAAAGCAGCGGCTGTGCAATAATAAGGTTCAGAAGGGATCTTGTACCTGAGAGGGGGAAGCAGGCGAGCCCCTCAGATGAGGAGTTTGCAGGAGCTGTGGCAGCATCAGTGTTGCTGACTTTTGTGTTGGGCTTCAGCGCTGGAGCTGTGAGCAGGACTCACGTCctcag GTGTTTAGGGGCCATTACTATGAGGCTGCGATCACTGCGGCAACCAACTGATACGGTGGCTCGTGGCTCTGAGGTCACCATGACAACCATGCCCCCCATGTATCAGGCCTCTGAGGTGGGACATGCATGGGATGACAACTCTGTGAATAGTGCAAGCATGGATACAACAATGTCCTCTACAGCCTCATCTCCTCCTGCCAAACCTCAGAGGAGCTTCAAGCACAAACGACAGGAGCAGCAGGAAACAGCAGCTTATCTGGAGGGGTGTGATACCATGAAAGAGGAGGAGCAAAGCGTGGAGGAGGGCCGGGCAGCAGGGAGTGTGGAAGAAAACAAAGCGCCTGAAATGGGGGTAGACGAGGCAAAGAAGGTAAAGAGAGAGTTAAGATGTTCTTCTCTTTTAGAGGAAGATGCAGGGGATCAAAGCAAAATGGAAGAGGACAAGTGTAGTGAGGatggagaggagaaagaggaaggagagagcagggaggagaagagggaaTGTGAACAGGAGAGTAAAAgcaaagaggatggagaggagaggagggaacaTGAGGAAGAGGCAGGAGGTAACGAGGAGAAAGAAGGAGATGAGCAGGGAGACAAGGaggacagatggagagagggaaaggatggagaaaaggagagagacgAAGACATTTGTGGAGATTCTGAACTGTCTACAGAAACCGAAACAGAGACAGGTAGTGAGACACAGgaggacacagagaaacaaggcATCACGGAAAGAAgagaagcagcagaagcagcactgTCGCCCCCGACCCGTCGCTGCCGCGTCATTCGCCTGTACCAGTACGACGAGGACGGCCGACGGTACGCCCATCTTCCTGACTCCACCCACGATGACCTGGTCCCCAGCCCCAGACAGCGGTCCGTCTCGCTGAGTCGGCTCCACACCATCATGGCTTCTGCCTTAGCCGGACCGCTGGACTTGAGAGGGACAGGGACAGAGGCAGGGACAGGGGCAGGGAcagggaaggaggagaaagaggaaaggcCCCACTTCCACATGGACATTTAA
- the dcun1d5 gene encoding DCN1-like protein 5 isoform X2: MLVLAWHLEAANMGFFTKEEWLRGMTLLQCDCTESLQRKLDYLRSELNDSVVFKNIYRYAFDFTRDKDQRSLDMDTAKSMLALLLGRTWPLFPVFHQFLEQSKYKGMNKDQWYNVLEFSRTINADLSNYDEDGAWPVLLDEFVEWRKAWSSSS, encoded by the exons ATGTTAGTTTTAGCCTGGCATCTAGAAGCAGCAAATATGGGTTTTTTCACCAAAGAAGAGTGGCTCAGGGGAATGACCCTATTACA GTGTGACTGCACAGAGAGTTTACAGCGCAAACTGGATTACCTGCGTAGTGAGCTCAATGACTCCGTCGTGTTCAAAAACATCTACAGATACGCCTTTGACTTCACCAGA GATAAGGATCAAAGGAGTTTGGACATGGACACAGCTAAATCTATGCTGGCATTGCTGCTGGGGAGAACATGGCCCCTCTTCCCAGTCTTCCACCAGTTTCTTGAG CAGTCTAAGTACAAGGGGATGAATAAGGACCAGTGGTATAACGTTCTGGAGTTCAGCAGGACCATCAATGCAGACCTCAGTAACTACGATGAAGACGGAGCTT GGCCAGTGCTGCTAGACGAGTTTGTGGAATGGCGGAAAGCTTGGTCTTCGTCATCATAG